The Ipomoea triloba cultivar NCNSP0323 chromosome 4, ASM357664v1 DNA segment AAAACAATGTGATATTTGATGGGTAATCTAATACGTTTCTATTTGTTTTGATCAGGCAGTCTTATAGTTGGTAGCTTAGAGCAGATATTCCAGAGGGAGGGGTTGCGTGGGATGTACCGCGGGCTTTCTCCAACAGTTCTGGCATTACTTCCAAACTGGGCGGTATACTATCACCTTTTCTCTAAATTTGGTCTATGTGCTTCTAGAATATCATTTTGTTGACTTCGTTCATACACTCTCATGGATGATATGCCTAAGTTATTATGCTGTTTGTTTTATCTAGAGGTTTGCCTAAGAAATCAAGCTtgagaaaattacaatttatgcAGTATGTAGCTTTCTCTTGCACTGCATACAGAGTTTTGTTTAATTCTGCATACAATCTTTGAATCTGAGTCTACCATGGTTTggctcttcattttttttttctggaaaaAATAAGAGTGTGTGAAATACTGTCTATAAAAGAACGAGGAATTTTATTTAGATCTGAAGCTATTCTGACTGTTTTCTTCTTGTCCATTTCTTTCTAAATTGGGTAAGAGTGGTAGACatccaccccccccccccctcttatAAACACTTGTGCACTGAGAGGATTGAGCATAGTCACAGAGTAGCAGATTAGTTTTTCCCCAACACCATGTGATGGTGGTACTTTTCCTTTGCTGATATATTTCGTGAGGCTGGCCCATTCTTGCTTctttcttaattttgttttttcacTCATTGTTCTTCTGCCTTTTCACTCTTTTATATTCCTGAAATTATGAAGTTAATAACTGAAATAATGCAGCACATGATCATATCTTCTGCAGgtttattttactatttatgAGCAGCTGAAATCTTTTCTTTGCTCTGATGGTCAGTTAATCTTGTTTCATTCTTGAATATAAAGAATTTGTTTGCTGTTTTAGAGCTCAATATGTGTTTTATTGGCTATTTTAGATGAAAGCCATAAACTTTCTATTGGTGCCAACATGCTTGCTGCTGCTGGGGCTGGGGGTGCAACAACAATTGCCACAAATCCTCTTTGGGTTGTGAAGACTAGACTTCAGGTGTGTGTCCTTCACACAAGTTTCCTTGACTCAATTGATTATGCCCCATGTCATCTGCTAGTTTGGTTACACAATGATATGAGGCCTTTACTATTCCCTTTTACCAAGAGGAGTTtaactttgttttcttttgttccTAATTGATTAGGGCTGAAAAgtttatatacataatattttggggggttcttttctttctttttttttttttttgggtgtgggGANNNNNNNNNNNNNNNNNNNNNNNNNNNNNNNNNNNNNNNNNNNNNNNNNNNNNNNNNNNNNNNNNNNNNNNNNNNNNNNNNNNNNNNNNNNNNNNNNNNNNNNNNNNNNNNNNNNNNNNNNNNNNNNNNNNNNNNNNNNNNNNNNNNNNNNNNNNNNNNNNNNNNNNNNNNNNNNNNNNNNNNNNNNNNNNNNNNNNNNNNNNNNNNNNNNNNNNNNNNNNNNNNNNNNNNNNNNNNNNNNNNNNNNNNNNNNNNNNNNNNNNNNNNNNNNNNNNNNNNNNNNNNNNNNNNNNNNNNNNNNNNNNNNNNNNNNNNNNNNNNNNNNNNNNNNNNNNNNNNNNNNNNNNNNNNNNNNNNNNNNNNNNNNNNNNNNNNNNNNggggggggggggggggggggggtatatTCTTGCTATTCAATTGAAGTAGCATTTCCATTtctatttcaagattgagagatTTGTTTTTGATTATCTGTAGACTCAAGGAATGAGAGCTGGTGTTGTGCCATATAGGGGTACATTATCGGCTCTAAGAAGAATAGCTCGTGAAGAGGGCATTCGTGGGCTGTATAGGTTAGTCTTCTATTTGAATGTTTGAATTATGCATCACATAAGTAGTTAAGCTTGTTGATCTCTTATGTTTTCATTGTTGTCAGTGGTCTTGTGCCTGCTCTGGCGGGTATTAGTCATGTTGCTATCCAGTTTCCAACATATGAGAAGATCAAGATATATTTGGCTGATCGGGGTACTTGGTTATTTTCGTTTTCCCTTTTCATTTGCTTAGAACTAGTTACTGTAGCAATATTCCTGAATTATTCCCTTGGGAAGGATCAATATTGACACTGCTTGATTTCTGGTGACATTAGATAACACTACAATGGACAAACTCAGTGCCGGCAATGTTGCTGTTGCATCATCAGTTTCAAAAATATTTGCTTCTACAATGACATATCCACATGAggtctgttggtcctttatcatTTGCCTTCTTCTGGTTACAACTTTGAATCGAAACTTATTCACCATCTTAGTGAATGACACAAATGAATGGAAACATTACCAATTACCGACTGTCTTgggtattattatatttgactagtgtaatttaatttgtaggTTGTGCGGTCAAGGCTTCAAGAGCAGGGCCTACACTCGGAGAAACGCTATAGTGGTGTGATTGACTGCATTAGGAAAGTTTTCCAGCAAGAAGGCATCCCTGGTTTTTATCGAGGTTGTGCTACCAATTTAATCCGGACCACACCAGCAGCTGTAATTACCTTCACCAGTTTTGAGATGATACACCGTTTTCTAGTTAGAGTGTTCCCCCCTGATCCTCAGCCACAACCACTGTGAGGATCAATATCGTCATGCATTGGAAATTAGTATGGATTGAGTTAGTTGGCTAGAACAGAATGTGGCCTTCCGTATAAGCATCGTCAATCGTCATGGGTAAATTAAGGGTTTTGGCCACAATAGAATCGCAAGATTGAAATTGCGTGGGTTTTGGCCACAATAGAATCGCAAGATTGAAATTGCGTTAGGATACTGTAACACACCGCTGCCGATACTGAAATGATAATGATGAAAAAAGTGTTAAGATGCTATAGACAAATTAAACTACATTTTGGTTTTTGAAGATTTGTTGAATTAATAATGatgcattatatttttagtttcttTTGCTACTTGCCAGTTGCCATTTAAATATGCAAACGTACTACATGTCTACATCCTATTCGTGTTTTCTCAATTTCTCTATTGCAAATCAAGAGGTAGATCGAACCTTTGGATAAACATATACGgaccatgatttttttttttttaccgtcTAACTTATTAGATCATTTACTAAAAGTGAATTTTGGtgtactaagggtgtgtttggttgacagattttggtataaggtatgggtatcaacgtgattgttattgtttggttgacatgtttttaGAATACTTTGGGTTtagaataccccattaattgaaaaacataTACTCGGGTTttatttcccttcctcctttcttacccaactattaataatcattcatatTTCACCTTattaccaaacatacaaaatagtttcatcaaaatccattactcttaccaagtatttgatacccatactgaTTCTGATTCCATGTGCAAATCAAACACATCCTAAAACATTTTATAATGTCAACTATATTTcatttactaaaaataaaatccatttttagtacattaaaaatatattataatatggaCTATATTCCGGTGTAACGATTACCGAATGGGCTATGGGATATTTCAATGtcaacttttcttttttggtttaaATGGGCCTTATCTTTCCTCCTCAAACCAGGGAAAGAAAATGAACAATcattattatggtccacacacaaataatgtacattcctacacaaataatatatttttaatatattaaaaatgtacatggaaatacattatttgagcactgaaaatatattattttatataatatatatttaatacataaataatgtatttttaatatattaaaaatttattttttgttataattcaTACAACATTTGTGTAGACCAAATAATTTGCCGGAAATGAAAGAGTAGGTAGTATACGTGGAATACTAGTATGCATGCATAACAGTAGAAATTAAGCTAAGGAAATACGATTCGATAATGTTGGACACGGAAAGGGCGCAGTGGGTTTTCATCATTAGTTTGGTCGGCTCCAAAAGTTAAAGCATTGCATTGGAGTGCCTATACTTTGATGATTCTTTGGGAATGGACCCCCCCTCCGGCCTCCTCACATGATGATTATCTCCAAGAAACAGGAAAACCATATGATCATATGATATGATGCATCCCATTAATTAATTTCCCTTCAACCCCTCCTTTTCCCTTAATTCCACTTCACCCACTGCACATTACAACTAAAAAACAACGTAACACCCCATCATTAAGCT contains these protein-coding regions:
- the LOC116017650 gene encoding nicotinamide adenine dinucleotide transporter 1, chloroplastic, whose product is MTADAHGPSPKGLLCNAGAGAAAGVIAATFVCPLDVIKTRFQVHGLPKLGNTNIRGSLIVGSLEQIFQREGLRGMYRGLSPTVLALLPNWAVYFTIYEQLKSFLCSDDESHKLSIGANMLAAAGAGGATTIATNPLWVVKTRLQTQGMRAGVVPYRGTLSALRRIAREEGIRGLYSGLVPALAGISHVAIQFPTYEKIKIYLADRDNTTMDKLSAGNVAVASSVSKIFASTMTYPHEVVRSRLQEQGLHSEKRYSGVIDCIRKVFQQEGIPGFYRGCATNLIRTTPAAVITFTSFEMIHRFLVRVFPPDPQPQPL